From Calothrix sp. PCC 6303, a single genomic window includes:
- the holA gene encoding DNA polymerase III subunit delta translates to MPIYVYWGEDDFALEKAVSALRDRILDPMWSSFNYVTITPEQSDAEIEGLNEAMTPPFGAGGRLVWLVNSPICQQCPENLLAELQRTLSVIPETSVLLITSRNKPDERLKSTKLLKQFAQFQEFPVIPPWKTELLIQAVNQAAQTTGVKLTAKSTELLASAVGNDTRLLYNELEKIRLYAGDSNKPQDENVIAQLVRNTTQNSLQLAAAIRTGDTNQALILVTDLINASEPGLRIVATLIGQFRTWLWIKIMIEGGEKNQQEIAKMAEIGNPKRIYFLQQEVSTLSVKQLVGTLPLLLDLEVTLKQGGAELATLQTKIIELCQLCQRTRQ, encoded by the coding sequence ATGCCTATCTACGTATATTGGGGTGAAGATGACTTTGCCTTAGAAAAAGCCGTTTCAGCATTACGCGATCGCATTCTTGATCCGATGTGGAGTAGTTTTAATTATGTAACAATAACCCCTGAACAAAGCGATGCCGAAATTGAGGGCTTAAATGAAGCTATGACACCTCCATTCGGTGCAGGGGGACGTTTAGTTTGGTTGGTAAATTCTCCAATTTGTCAACAATGTCCAGAAAATCTTTTGGCAGAATTACAGCGAACCCTCTCCGTAATTCCGGAAACATCAGTACTATTAATTACTAGCCGTAACAAACCTGATGAACGTCTCAAATCCACCAAGCTACTCAAACAATTTGCTCAATTTCAAGAGTTTCCGGTGATTCCTCCTTGGAAAACTGAGCTACTAATTCAAGCTGTGAACCAAGCTGCACAAACTACAGGGGTCAAACTCACAGCCAAAAGTACTGAGTTATTAGCCTCGGCTGTAGGCAACGATACTAGGCTCCTGTATAATGAATTGGAGAAAATTCGACTCTATGCGGGTGATAGCAACAAACCCCAAGATGAGAACGTCATAGCTCAATTAGTTAGAAACACCACTCAAAATAGTCTGCAACTTGCAGCGGCAATTCGTACAGGAGATACTAATCAGGCTTTGATTTTAGTCACCGACCTTATTAATGCTTCAGAACCAGGTTTACGAATCGTTGCTACCTTAATTGGTCAATTTCGCACCTGGTTATGGATCAAAATCATGATCGAAGGAGGTGAAAAAAATCAACAAGAAATTGCAAAAATGGCAGAAATAGGTAATCCTAAACGGATTTACTTTCTGCAACAGGAAGTTAGTACTCTTTCTGTTAAGCAACTTGTGGGAACTTTACCGCTTCTTCTTGATTTAGAAGTCACTCTCAAACAAGGTGGGGCAGAACTAGCAACACTACAAACCAAAATTATCGAACTTTGCCAATTATGCCAAAGAACTAGACAATAA
- the mgtE gene encoding magnesium transporter, whose amino-acid sequence MLLQELRDSRVDINDLNQLKGDLNRLPPVDVGECIAQLPKEQRAIAFRLLNKSQAIDVFEYLPPEIQEELINSLHDVHVVQIVEAMSPDDRAELFDELPAKVVKRLLQELSLEQRHATATILGYPEGTAGRLMTTEYVWLREGLTVGEALSKIRRQDEDKETIYYAYVTDNNRKLVRVVSLRQLLFTFPDVLIREIASERVIKVRTETLQEEVAQIMKRYDLIAMPVVDREDRLVGIITIDDVVDILEEEATEDIQKLAGVGSGDEGALSAPIVTLRNRLPWLLGIMCLYIGASSAIAPFQPTIAAVPVLAVIMPLFSNTGGTVGIQALTVTIRGLGIGEVTPKDTFRILRKELTAGLGTAITLGITMVLLSLIWAPPQERWVSVIAGMVMMINTLVAVTLGTLLPMGLKRMKLDPALVSGPLVTTLLDAIGFMIFLTMISTALHVFNFRP is encoded by the coding sequence ATGTTGCTACAAGAATTACGTGATTCCAGGGTTGATATTAATGACTTGAATCAACTCAAAGGTGATTTAAATCGCCTACCACCTGTTGATGTGGGTGAGTGCATTGCACAGTTACCAAAAGAACAACGGGCGATCGCATTTCGTTTGTTAAATAAATCACAAGCGATTGATGTGTTTGAATATTTGCCTCCGGAAATTCAAGAAGAGTTAATTAATTCACTGCATGATGTACATGTGGTGCAGATTGTGGAGGCAATGAGTCCTGATGATCGGGCAGAATTATTTGATGAGTTACCAGCAAAAGTTGTCAAACGGCTGTTACAGGAGTTGAGTCTGGAACAACGTCATGCTACAGCAACGATTCTGGGATATCCCGAAGGTACTGCTGGGAGGTTGATGACGACAGAGTATGTGTGGTTAAGGGAAGGATTGACTGTCGGAGAAGCGTTAAGTAAGATTCGTCGTCAAGATGAAGATAAGGAGACTATTTACTATGCTTATGTAACTGATAATAATCGCAAGTTGGTACGGGTGGTATCATTGCGGCAATTATTATTTACTTTTCCTGATGTTCTGATTCGGGAGATAGCTAGCGAACGTGTAATCAAAGTCCGTACCGAAACTTTACAGGAAGAAGTGGCGCAAATTATGAAGCGTTACGATTTGATTGCGATGCCTGTGGTTGATCGAGAAGACCGTTTGGTAGGTATCATCACGATTGATGATGTGGTAGATATTTTAGAAGAAGAAGCCACTGAAGATATCCAGAAGCTAGCTGGTGTGGGTAGCGGTGATGAGGGAGCGCTTTCTGCTCCGATTGTGACACTTCGTAACCGTTTACCGTGGTTGTTGGGAATTATGTGTTTATATATCGGAGCGTCGAGTGCGATCGCGCCATTCCAACCGACTATAGCGGCAGTTCCTGTACTAGCTGTAATTATGCCTCTATTTTCCAATACTGGGGGAACTGTCGGAATTCAAGCTTTAACTGTGACGATTCGGGGATTAGGCATCGGAGAAGTAACACCAAAAGATACATTTAGGATTCTCCGTAAGGAGCTAACTGCTGGATTAGGAACAGCTATAACCCTAGGTATAACGATGGTTTTGCTGTCTTTGATCTGGGCACCACCTCAAGAACGTTGGGTATCAGTTATTGCTGGGATGGTGATGATGATAAATACTCTTGTAGCTGTAACCTTGGGAACTCTGTTACCTATGGGTTTGAAACGGATGAAGTTAGATCCGGCTTTAGTTAGCGGTCCCTTGGTGACGACACTATTAGATGCAATTGGATTTATGATTTTCTTGACAATGATTTCTACAGCACTACATGTTTTTAACTTTCGTCCGTGA
- the lpxD gene encoding UDP-3-O-(3-hydroxymyristoyl)glucosamine N-acyltransferase, which yields MKFSEIVEKLGDAATTTSWNANNDCNPEISGLAAVDQATSNHLSYIEGAKFASFVAKTNAGALILPADEALQAKATQLNIAWLSAPEPKLLFAQAIRLFYKPWQPLPGIHPTAVIHPTAKVGNNVYIGAHAVIEERVEIGDGACIHANVVIYPDVQIGDSTILHANCSIHERTRIGNNCTIHSGAVIGAEGFGFVPTRSGWEKMEQSGYTVLEDNVEVGCNSAIDRPAVGETRIGKSTIIDNMVQVGHGCQVGFGCAFAGQSGIAGGAKIGNRVILAGQSGVSNQVKIGDGAIASAKAGIHTNVAAGQTVSGMPAMPHKQYLRISVILNHLPEMYQVFKKLQGKFGKD from the coding sequence ATGAAATTTAGCGAAATTGTAGAAAAACTTGGCGATGCAGCTACCACCACTAGCTGGAATGCTAATAATGACTGTAACCCAGAAATTTCCGGTTTAGCAGCAGTGGATCAGGCGACCAGCAATCATTTAAGTTATATTGAAGGGGCAAAATTTGCCAGCTTTGTCGCAAAAACCAATGCTGGTGCCTTAATTTTACCTGCCGATGAAGCTTTGCAAGCAAAAGCCACCCAGTTAAATATTGCTTGGCTGTCGGCACCAGAACCAAAGTTATTATTTGCCCAAGCCATCAGGTTATTCTATAAACCTTGGCAACCATTACCAGGAATTCACCCCACTGCTGTGATTCACCCCACTGCTAAAGTTGGTAATAACGTTTATATTGGTGCCCATGCAGTGATTGAAGAGAGGGTCGAAATTGGTGATGGTGCTTGCATTCATGCCAATGTTGTGATTTACCCTGATGTTCAAATCGGTGACAGTACAATTCTTCATGCTAATTGCAGTATCCACGAACGTACCCGCATCGGGAATAACTGCACAATTCATAGTGGTGCAGTCATTGGTGCTGAAGGCTTTGGCTTTGTTCCCACCCGTAGCGGTTGGGAAAAAATGGAACAATCTGGTTACACAGTTCTAGAAGATAATGTCGAAGTTGGTTGTAATAGTGCAATCGATCGTCCAGCAGTGGGAGAAACTCGCATTGGTAAAAGTACTATTATTGACAATATGGTACAAGTCGGACACGGTTGCCAAGTGGGCTTTGGATGTGCATTTGCAGGTCAGTCGGGAATTGCTGGGGGAGCGAAAATTGGTAATCGGGTAATTTTAGCGGGACAATCGGGAGTATCCAACCAAGTTAAAATTGGCGATGGCGCGATCGCATCTGCCAAAGCAGGTATACACACCAACGTTGCCGCCGGACAAACTGTTTCGGGAATGCCAGCCATGCCACATAAACAATACCTGAGAATTTCGGTAATTCTGAATCATCTTCCTGAGATGTACCAAGTTTTCAAGAAACTGCAAGGAAAATTTGGCAAGGATTAA
- a CDS encoding COP23 domain-containing protein: MPTVFVNSTQPSRAANADFYCAVQGGIPTTFFTRSDNGKRAIVRWTSQVAGLSSKQRCFAVSRNFQKNLDNGTLILIIDGVVNRQRVICGAVNLNDDCTKETLLFTLKPGSSPKEVIRSLLDKRGLASGEVQSQTSDSSRVAIKFEAYLGGLIPEP; this comes from the coding sequence ATACCAACCGTTTTCGTCAACAGTACCCAACCCAGTCGCGCAGCCAACGCAGATTTTTATTGTGCGGTTCAGGGTGGGATTCCCACAACATTCTTCACCCGTTCAGATAACGGAAAAAGAGCAATAGTGCGCTGGACATCCCAGGTTGCGGGATTAAGCAGCAAACAGCGTTGTTTTGCAGTATCTCGCAATTTTCAGAAAAATCTCGATAATGGCACTCTCATCCTCATTATTGACGGTGTAGTTAACAGACAGCGTGTAATTTGTGGAGCAGTGAATCTGAATGATGATTGTACTAAAGAGACTCTATTGTTTACTCTAAAGCCAGGAAGTAGCCCCAAGGAAGTTATCCGAAGTTTACTTGATAAAAGAGGTTTAGCATCTGGAGAAGTTCAAAGTCAGACTAGTGATAGTTCGCGGGTTGCCATTAAGTTTGAGGCATATTTGGGTGGTTTAATTCCAGAACCATAA
- the queG gene encoding tRNA epoxyqueuosine(34) reductase QueG, producing the protein MNQSSIVSSDEIKQKALEIGFHQAGIALPNTTDTLETQRLQTWLGLGYQADMVWMENPKRQDIKSIMPEVRSLICVALNYYNPESRPEGAEYAKISRYAWGRDYHKVIHKKLKALCLWLESLHPSIKARYYADTGPVQDKVWAERAGIGWIAKNSNLITRDYGSWVFLGEVLTNLELTADSPHSQHCGTCTRCIQACPTQAITSPAVVDANLCIAYHTIENRQPEIPPNIKSKLDGWVAGCDICQDVCPWNQRFAKPTNVTEFLPYPHNIAPKLIELSTISDEEWNQRFPASSLRRIKPQMLRRNARANLETLQAKA; encoded by the coding sequence ATGAATCAATCCTCCATAGTCAGCAGTGACGAAATCAAGCAAAAAGCATTAGAAATAGGATTTCATCAGGCGGGAATTGCACTTCCCAATACGACAGATACATTAGAAACGCAACGGTTACAAACTTGGTTAGGTTTAGGGTACCAAGCAGATATGGTGTGGATGGAAAATCCGAAACGCCAAGACATTAAGTCGATTATGCCCGAAGTGCGATCGCTAATCTGTGTTGCCCTCAATTATTACAACCCAGAATCGCGTCCCGAAGGTGCAGAATATGCGAAAATCTCCCGCTATGCCTGGGGTCGAGACTACCACAAAGTTATACATAAGAAGCTCAAAGCCCTCTGCCTGTGGCTAGAATCACTCCATCCCAGCATAAAAGCCAGATACTATGCTGACACTGGACCAGTCCAAGATAAAGTTTGGGCAGAACGTGCCGGAATCGGCTGGATTGCCAAAAATAGTAATCTCATCACTCGTGATTATGGCTCATGGGTGTTCCTTGGTGAGGTGCTGACAAACTTAGAACTAACTGCCGATAGTCCTCACTCTCAACATTGTGGAACCTGCACTCGCTGTATTCAAGCCTGTCCAACCCAAGCCATTACTAGTCCTGCCGTGGTTGATGCCAATCTTTGTATTGCTTACCATACAATCGAAAATCGTCAGCCAGAAATCCCCCCAAACATCAAATCAAAATTAGATGGTTGGGTGGCAGGTTGCGATATTTGCCAAGATGTTTGTCCTTGGAATCAACGTTTTGCCAAACCGACAAATGTAACTGAATTTCTACCTTATCCTCACAATATTGCCCCCAAGCTGATAGAATTATCGACAATCTCTGACGAGGAGTGGAATCAGCGTTTTCCTGCATCATCATTAAGGCGCATTAAGCCACAGATGTTACGACGGAATGCCCGTGCCAACCTTGAGACACTCCAGGCAAAAGCATGA
- a CDS encoding DUF389 domain-containing protein: MLESIRDRFKNFKRYRLEPIRIQQIQAELLEESSPDVTYLILIIGSCAIASFGLLSNSAAVIIGAMIVAPLMLPIRGLAFGALSANVELFRRALIAIIVGTLSAIVMSCSLGLLVGISNFGSEVLSRSKPTLLDLGIAVVAGSISGYAKVQPKISTSLAGTAIAVALMPPVCVIGLGISQANWSLSQGATLLYLTNLLGITLACMVTFFVVGYSPLQKARTPLILTLLFISTLMIPLTISFSRLVQQARLESSVKKILLNRTLTFQRLDLIKSDTNWLTNPPQVRLSVRAKEPVTITQVRLLEDFLAKEMGRPFTLIFEVGQIEEVRRDMTTFDFDESKE; encoded by the coding sequence TTGCTAGAGAGCATCCGCGATCGCTTCAAAAACTTTAAACGATATAGGCTAGAACCAATACGGATACAGCAAATACAAGCAGAATTGCTAGAAGAATCTAGTCCAGATGTGACTTACTTAATTTTAATTATTGGTTCCTGTGCGATTGCTAGCTTTGGTTTACTTAGTAATAGTGCAGCGGTAATTATTGGAGCGATGATTGTTGCACCTTTAATGCTACCAATTCGTGGTTTAGCTTTTGGTGCATTGTCGGCGAATGTCGAGTTGTTTCGTAGAGCTTTAATTGCCATCATAGTCGGTACTTTATCGGCAATAGTCATGTCTTGCAGTTTAGGTTTGCTGGTTGGGATTTCTAACTTTGGAAGTGAAGTGTTATCTCGTTCCAAACCAACTTTATTAGATTTGGGGATAGCGGTAGTAGCTGGGAGTATTAGCGGCTATGCCAAAGTTCAGCCGAAGATTTCCACCAGTTTAGCAGGAACAGCGATCGCAGTCGCGCTGATGCCGCCTGTTTGCGTTATCGGTTTAGGAATCTCACAAGCAAATTGGTCACTTAGTCAGGGAGCAACTTTGCTTTATCTCACAAATCTGCTAGGTATTACCCTTGCTTGTATGGTGACATTTTTTGTTGTCGGCTATTCTCCACTTCAAAAAGCTAGGACACCTTTAATTTTGACATTATTATTTATCAGTACCTTGATGATTCCTTTAACTATTAGCTTTAGTCGATTAGTTCAGCAAGCACGACTAGAAAGTAGTGTGAAAAAGATATTACTCAACCGTACCCTAACATTTCAACGCTTAGATTTAATTAAAAGTGATACTAATTGGTTAACAAATCCCCCACAAGTTCGATTAAGTGTAAGAGCAAAAGAACCTGTGACAATTACACAGGTCAGGTTGTTAGAAGATTTTTTAGCAAAAGAAATGGGACGACCTTTTACTTTAATATTTGAGGTTGGACAAATTGAAGAAGTCAGAAGAGATATGACAACTTTTGATTTCGATGAAAGTAAGGAATAG
- a CDS encoding DUF4168 domain-containing protein yields MTEIYYPNSHSHKLINSHKSIFSRSMAILGVVAAVFLCSSPAKAQNPPNKAEMTSYAKAMLAMEAPRQQAFDEIKKLVGGNEIPQIVCNDPKSLNNLPGKAKNIAVNYCAQAKKIVEENGLTTESFNRMTVEVQNSENLKNQMFKLLIDLQKVPASR; encoded by the coding sequence ATGACAGAAATATATTACCCTAATTCCCATAGTCATAAACTTATAAACTCCCATAAGTCTATATTTTCTCGTTCAATGGCAATCTTGGGTGTAGTTGCAGCTGTCTTTCTATGCAGTTCCCCAGCAAAAGCCCAAAATCCACCCAATAAAGCCGAAATGACTAGCTATGCTAAGGCAATGTTGGCAATGGAAGCACCACGCCAACAAGCTTTTGATGAAATTAAGAAGTTAGTGGGTGGAAACGAAATTCCCCAGATTGTTTGTAATGACCCCAAGAGTTTAAATAATTTGCCTGGAAAAGCAAAAAATATCGCAGTCAATTACTGCGCTCAAGCTAAAAAGATTGTGGAAGAAAATGGTTTAACCACTGAAAGCTTTAATCGTATGACTGTGGAAGTTCAAAATAGTGAAAATTTGAAGAATCAAATGTTTAAACTATTAATTGACTTGCAAAAAGTTCCGGCTTCCCGTTAA
- a CDS encoding Na+/H+ antiporter, with protein MAIESAMGEVVIEENLKQFLLVLLVSLSVATLPQIFSWFRRIPYTLLLVIVGLMLALVDVRLVNLSPGLILSIFLPPLLFEAAWNLKWTDLKQDLLPICLFAIIGVVISIGGIAIGLNQLAGISLTTALLIGACLSATDPVSVTALFRELGTDKRLSTLMEGESLFNDGMAVVAFGFLAALSAGTAELGFRPILLQFLTVMVIGIAVGGLIGFGISYLTQRFDLPLVEQSLTLVAAYGTYLITEDLGGSGVIGVVTTGLILGNFGSRIGMNPRTRVIVTEFWEFLAFFVNSIVFLLIGDQIHFVVLGDHLQAIAITVGAMILTRAIAIYTLSFFSNRVANPITLPDQTVLWWGGLRGAVSIALALSVSANLPNREGLIATVFGAVLFTLLVQGLTIQPLLKRLQLLGDQPSRQLYLEAVARESALNHVLQHLSQVEQRRGIDPEFCRYQATLIRGEIASLQGKIEQLQDEYPNLKDFMMEQVRQELLSVEANTYAEFVRSGRLNSELSPFLQEVIDKK; from the coding sequence ATGGCGATTGAATCGGCAATGGGAGAAGTGGTAATTGAAGAAAATCTCAAGCAATTTCTCCTGGTACTTTTAGTTTCCCTCAGCGTAGCCACCCTACCACAGATATTTAGCTGGTTTCGTCGTATCCCCTACACGCTATTATTAGTAATTGTCGGGTTGATGTTAGCGCTGGTAGATGTGCGATTAGTAAATCTTTCTCCCGGCTTGATTTTGTCGATTTTTTTACCACCGTTATTATTTGAAGCTGCTTGGAATTTAAAATGGACAGATTTAAAGCAGGATTTATTGCCAATTTGTTTATTTGCAATAATTGGGGTAGTAATTTCTATTGGTGGAATCGCAATTGGATTAAATCAACTAGCAGGAATTTCCCTGACAACTGCTTTGCTAATTGGAGCTTGCCTTTCCGCGACTGATCCTGTTTCTGTGACTGCATTATTTCGAGAACTAGGAACTGACAAAAGGCTTTCAACTTTAATGGAAGGTGAGAGTTTATTTAATGATGGCATGGCTGTTGTTGCCTTTGGTTTTTTAGCCGCGCTGTCTGCGGGGACTGCTGAATTAGGATTCAGACCAATTTTGCTCCAGTTTTTAACCGTTATGGTTATTGGTATCGCTGTTGGAGGTTTAATTGGATTTGGTATCTCCTATCTAACTCAACGCTTTGATTTACCCTTAGTTGAACAGTCGTTAACCTTAGTTGCTGCTTACGGAACTTATCTAATTACCGAAGATTTGGGGGGTTCTGGGGTGATTGGAGTTGTGACTACAGGTCTAATTTTAGGTAACTTTGGTTCTCGAATTGGTATGAACCCCCGTACAAGGGTAATTGTCACTGAGTTTTGGGAATTTCTGGCATTTTTTGTGAATTCAATTGTGTTTTTGCTGATTGGCGATCAAATTCACTTTGTGGTTTTAGGCGATCATTTACAAGCGATCGCTATTACAGTAGGAGCGATGATTCTCACACGCGCGATCGCTATCTATACCTTGAGCTTTTTCAGCAATCGTGTAGCTAATCCAATCACTCTACCAGACCAAACAGTGCTTTGGTGGGGTGGATTGCGGGGTGCTGTTTCCATTGCCTTAGCATTGAGCGTTTCCGCTAATTTACCAAATCGGGAAGGATTAATTGCTACAGTCTTCGGTGCCGTATTATTTACACTGCTTGTTCAAGGATTAACCATCCAGCCTTTATTAAAGAGGCTGCAACTATTAGGTGATCAACCATCACGTCAACTCTATTTAGAAGCAGTTGCCCGCGAAAGCGCCTTAAATCACGTACTCCAACACTTGAGCCAAGTGGAGCAGCGTCGGGGGATTGATCCAGAATTTTGTCGGTATCAAGCAACACTCATTCGCGGAGAAATTGCATCTCTACAAGGAAAAATCGAGCAATTACAGGATGAATATCCGAACCTGAAAGATTTTATGATGGAGCAAGTACGGCAGGAATTACTATCAGTTGAAGCCAATACTTATGCTGAGTTTGTCCGTTCAGGTCGGTTAAATAGTGAACTTTCACCCTTTCTGCAAGAGGTGATAGACAAAAAGTGA
- a CDS encoding helix-turn-helix transcriptional regulator — MLSPRLITTKIEDNSQEKQLRGQSFFQEVIEGLQDGIIIISETGKVIHANSNAKSICNNLSLFDFQDLPSPIWRLCESLIESQNLFPLDSFILSDEITININTVIRIRVRWMNLEQIRYPCILVTMENRSESIKNAAIAEAKKYELTTREAEVWFLYRANYSYKQISDQLYITINTVKKHMKNIHAKRYPFTDVA; from the coding sequence ATGCTTTCTCCCAGATTAATCACAACTAAAATAGAAGATAATAGTCAGGAAAAACAACTGCGCGGTCAATCTTTTTTTCAGGAAGTAATTGAAGGTTTACAAGATGGAATAATTATTATTTCGGAGACAGGGAAAGTAATTCATGCTAATTCCAATGCTAAAAGTATCTGCAATAATTTAAGTTTATTCGATTTTCAAGATTTACCATCCCCAATTTGGAGACTTTGCGAATCTTTAATTGAGAGTCAAAATCTGTTCCCTTTAGATAGTTTTATTCTTTCTGATGAAATTACTATTAATATTAATACTGTAATTAGGATTCGTGTCAGATGGATGAATTTAGAACAAATTAGATATCCTTGTATATTAGTAACGATGGAAAATAGATCAGAATCAATTAAAAATGCTGCAATAGCTGAAGCAAAAAAATATGAATTGACCACAAGAGAAGCTGAAGTGTGGTTTTTGTATAGAGCTAATTATAGCTACAAACAAATTTCAGATCAGCTTTATATTACAATCAATACAGTGAAGAAGCATATGAAAAATATCCATGCTAAGAGATATCCTTTTACAGATGTTGCTTAG
- a CDS encoding HAD-IA family hydrolase, giving the protein MTQKVIIFDFDGTIADTVDALVTIANRLAIEFGYVQITPEEFAILRSFTSREIIKYSRISILKIPFLVKKVKSELKDKIPELKAINGIQEALTELKQQGHRLGIITSNSQENVTEFLKINNLDSLFEFVYSGVTIFGKTTIINNVLRQKQIKPQEVIYVGDETRDIEASKKANIQVIAVTWGFNSPEVLAKQKPNFLINHPSELLEVIKN; this is encoded by the coding sequence ATGACACAGAAAGTAATTATTTTTGATTTTGATGGCACAATCGCAGACACAGTTGATGCTTTGGTCACAATTGCTAACCGCTTGGCAATCGAGTTTGGTTATGTCCAAATCACCCCTGAGGAGTTCGCAATTCTCAGAAGCTTTACTTCCCGAGAAATAATTAAGTATTCTCGGATATCAATTTTGAAAATTCCCTTTCTGGTGAAAAAAGTCAAATCCGAACTCAAAGATAAAATTCCTGAACTCAAGGCAATTAATGGAATTCAAGAAGCTTTAACGGAACTTAAACAGCAAGGGCATAGACTCGGCATAATTACTTCCAACTCTCAAGAGAATGTGACAGAGTTTTTAAAAATAAATAACCTTGATAGCTTATTTGAATTTGTTTATTCTGGAGTTACAATTTTTGGCAAAACTACCATTATCAATAATGTCCTTAGACAAAAACAGATCAAGCCACAAGAAGTAATTTATGTTGGTGACGAAACGCGAGATATTGAAGCCTCTAAAAAAGCTAATATCCAAGTCATCGCAGTTACGTGGGGATTTAATTCTCCGGAAGTCTTAGCCAAGCAAAAGCCTAATTTTTTGATTAATCATCCAAGCGAACTCTTGGAAGTAATTAAAAATTGA
- a CDS encoding TIGR03643 family protein — protein sequence MKLPELEQEVIDRIVEMAWEDRTPFDAIETQHGLLEKQVIALMRREMKESSFRMWRDRVSGRKTKHLGKREFFAGRFKSDNQKT from the coding sequence ATGAAGTTACCAGAGTTAGAGCAAGAAGTAATCGATCGGATTGTAGAGATGGCTTGGGAAGATCGGACACCATTTGATGCAATCGAGACACAGCACGGTTTATTAGAGAAGCAGGTGATTGCTTTAATGCGTCGGGAAATGAAAGAATCAAGCTTTAGGATGTGGCGCGATCGCGTGAGCGGTAGAAAGACCAAACATCTCGGAAAAAGAGAGTTTTTTGCAGGTCGTTTCAAGTCTGATAACCAAAAAACCTAA
- a CDS encoding ISL3 family transposase — protein MKFSVEQILNLPGIKVLNCQDIEGLGLIIEIQVDSKSSKCPRCGKASHSIHQHHWRNIKDLPWSNQQVILRIDRRQFRCKNCQKLFSEDLDFVDKQRGYTKRFAIEIVKQVLDSNIRSVAERNDLSESEIQSMLDSLESDISFETSEIKRLGIDEISLIKGQGNYLGVLVDLDRRKPIDIVESRRQSEMTQALQSMGNEVLEQIEEVSIDLWKPYKSLVKELMPNAEVTIDRFHVMKQVNDELDAARKQQKKEANSLKNKLDRDRILAGLLKSKYSLLKNEDSLNETQKEKLKAVQNVSPTLSKMHELKEKFRNIFNTAESWGDGVLKLLDWMYDSSLYFPKTIRTIFRWFGDIVGYFEQRTTSGTVEGINNKLKLVKRLGYGFRNFANFRLRCLLSWHFSVKFP, from the coding sequence ATGAAGTTTTCCGTAGAGCAAATTCTGAATTTACCAGGGATAAAAGTATTAAATTGTCAAGATATTGAAGGCTTAGGATTAATCATAGAAATACAAGTTGACTCCAAATCTTCTAAATGTCCAAGATGTGGTAAAGCTAGTCATAGTATACATCAGCATCATTGGCGTAATATTAAAGACTTGCCATGGAGTAATCAGCAAGTAATATTAAGAATTGATCGTCGTCAATTTAGGTGCAAAAATTGTCAAAAATTATTTAGTGAGGATTTAGATTTTGTCGATAAACAACGAGGATATACTAAAAGATTTGCAATAGAAATAGTGAAACAAGTGTTAGACAGTAACATTCGTAGTGTTGCAGAGAGAAATGATTTAAGTGAATCAGAAATTCAATCGATGCTAGATTCTTTAGAATCAGATATCAGTTTTGAGACAAGTGAAATAAAGCGTCTAGGTATAGATGAAATTTCTTTAATTAAAGGTCAAGGTAATTATTTAGGAGTATTGGTAGATTTAGACAGAAGAAAACCAATTGATATTGTTGAGTCACGTCGTCAATCAGAAATGACTCAAGCTTTGCAGAGTATGGGCAATGAGGTTTTAGAGCAAATTGAAGAAGTTAGTATAGACTTGTGGAAACCATATAAAAGTTTAGTCAAAGAGTTGATGCCAAATGCAGAAGTAACTATTGATAGATTTCATGTAATGAAACAGGTAAATGATGAATTAGATGCAGCGCGTAAACAGCAAAAAAAAGAAGCAAATTCCCTCAAGAATAAATTAGATAGAGATCGAATATTGGCGGGATTATTAAAAAGTAAATATAGCTTGTTGAAAAACGAAGATTCTTTAAATGAGACTCAAAAAGAAAAGCTAAAAGCAGTTCAAAATGTATCTCCAACTCTATCAAAAATGCACGAGTTAAAAGAGAAATTCAGAAATATATTTAACACTGCTGAATCATGGGGCGATGGGGTACTAAAATTATTAGATTGGATGTATGATTCGAGTTTATACTTTCCGAAAACTATTAGAACAATTTTTAGATGGTTTGGAGATATAGTTGGTTATTTTGAACAAAGAACAACTAGTGGCACTGTAGAAGGAATTAATAATAAGTTGAAGCTAGTCAAAAGATTAGGATATGGTTTCCGTAATTTCGCAAATTTTAGATTACGCTGCTTATTATCTTGGCACTTTAGTGTTAAATTTCCATAA